From the genome of Candidatus Deferrimicrobiaceae bacterium, one region includes:
- a CDS encoding iron ABC transporter permease — MKRPVLAFPVLAAALAGAVALSLSAGPVPVSLGQVLRALTGGDAGGPSGETAARVVLALRLPRALLGALVGGALSSSGVAFQALLRNPLADPYILGVSGGAAVGAMTARLLLPGDSFLPLPLCAFLGAALAASAVFLLARRRSGVSRERLILMGVIVGAFLNALIMMMVALSPPGRIPGAIYWLMGDLSLGTPGRVGMLALYVGGGVGCLFLLSRGMDLLLLGDEAAFQSGLPVEKVKTAVYLTASLLAGSVVAISGLIGFVGLIVP, encoded by the coding sequence ATGAAACGCCCGGTCCTCGCGTTCCCGGTCCTTGCCGCCGCCCTCGCGGGCGCGGTGGCCCTCTCCCTTTCCGCGGGCCCCGTTCCGGTCTCCCTCGGCCAGGTGCTTCGGGCCCTGACGGGAGGGGATGCCGGCGGACCGTCCGGGGAAACGGCCGCGCGGGTCGTCCTTGCGCTCCGGCTGCCGAGGGCTCTTCTCGGGGCGCTGGTGGGCGGCGCGCTTTCCTCCTCCGGCGTGGCGTTTCAGGCGCTTCTGCGCAATCCGCTGGCCGACCCGTACATCCTCGGCGTCTCGGGGGGCGCGGCGGTGGGCGCGATGACCGCCCGGCTCCTGCTGCCGGGCGACTCCTTCCTTCCGCTGCCTCTTTGCGCTTTTCTCGGGGCGGCGCTTGCGGCGTCGGCCGTGTTCCTTCTGGCCCGAAGGAGGAGCGGGGTTTCCCGGGAGCGGCTGATCCTGATGGGCGTGATCGTCGGCGCGTTCCTGAACGCCCTGATCATGATGATGGTCGCCTTAAGCCCCCCGGGGAGGATCCCGGGGGCGATCTACTGGCTCATGGGGGACTTAAGCCTCGGCACGCCCGGGAGGGTCGGGATGCTCGCGCTCTACGTGGGCGGGGGCGTCGGTTGTCTCTTCCTCCTCTCCCGGGGGATGGACCTGTTGCTCCTGGGCGACGAGGCCGCCTTCCAGAGCGGACTGCCGGTGGAGAAGGTGAAGACCGCGGTGTACCTCACCGCTTCCCTTCTTGCCGGCTCCGTGGTCGCGATCTCGGGCCTCATCGGGTTCGTGGGGCTCATCGTGCC